One window of Desulfarculus baarsii DSM 2075 genomic DNA carries:
- the kdsA gene encoding 3-deoxy-8-phosphooctulonate synthase, which translates to MSAPNDQTIIAGQPFGRRRLFFIAGPCVLESRDLALGVAERLAEVAHGLGAPLLFKSSFDKANRTSLGSFRGPGLDQGLRILEDVRRQSGLPVISDVHAPDQAAAAAQVLDVLQIPAFLCRQTDLLQAAGRTGKPVNVKKGQFVAPHDVGPLAQKVLETGNRDVWLTERGFSFGYNNLVVDMRGLAIMGQSGCPVVFDATHSVQLPSGQGGCSGGDRRFVATLARAAVAAGAHGVFMEVHPNPDQALCDGPNSLPLDQVEALMKQLLAIYELINGGEA; encoded by the coding sequence ATGAGCGCGCCCAACGACCAGACCATCATCGCCGGCCAGCCCTTTGGCCGTCGCCGGCTGTTTTTCATCGCCGGACCCTGCGTGCTGGAAAGCCGCGACCTGGCCCTGGGCGTGGCCGAACGTCTGGCCGAGGTGGCCCATGGGCTCGGCGCGCCGCTGTTGTTCAAGTCCAGCTTCGACAAGGCCAACCGCACCAGCCTGGGCAGCTTTCGCGGGCCGGGCCTGGACCAGGGCCTGCGCATCCTCGAAGACGTCCGCCGCCAGAGCGGCCTGCCCGTCATCAGCGACGTCCATGCCCCCGATCAGGCCGCGGCGGCGGCCCAGGTGCTGGACGTGTTGCAGATCCCGGCCTTTTTGTGCCGCCAGACCGACCTGTTGCAGGCCGCCGGCCGGACAGGCAAGCCCGTCAACGTCAAAAAGGGCCAGTTCGTGGCCCCCCACGACGTGGGCCCGCTGGCGCAAAAGGTGTTGGAGACCGGCAACCGCGACGTCTGGCTGACCGAACGGGGCTTCAGCTTCGGCTACAACAACCTGGTGGTGGACATGCGCGGCCTGGCCATCATGGGCCAGAGCGGTTGCCCCGTGGTCTTCGACGCCACCCACAGCGTGCAACTGCCCAGCGGCCAGGGCGGTTGCAGCGGCGGCGACCGGCGTTTCGTGGCCACCCTGGCCCGGGCCGCCGTGGCTGCCGGGGCCCACGGCGTGTTCATGGAGGTCCACCCCAACCCCGACCAGGCCCTGTGCGACGGCCCCAACAGCCTGCCTCTCGATCAAGTCGAGGCGCTGATGAAGCAGTTGCTGGCCATTTACGAGTTGATCAACGGAGGCGAGGCGTGA
- a CDS encoding CBS domain-containing protein: MKVRDRMSSPVQTTTPQASVDSALKMMRERDVRHLPVLEQGRLVGLVTDTELRTAWFPSLLDKLNVNDVMVKHPVTIGADETVYQAARLIHHNRITGLPVLDGGKLVGMITQADILQLLIETLGLLDETSRLDVVLSADEGALERAHAVIAANGGQVISVAQLSAAPARRVYSFRLRQTDVEPIRQALQKAGHQVIS; this comes from the coding sequence ATGAAAGTGCGCGACCGCATGAGTTCGCCCGTGCAGACCACCACCCCCCAGGCGTCGGTGGATTCGGCCCTCAAAATGATGCGCGAACGGGACGTGCGTCACCTGCCCGTGCTGGAGCAGGGCCGCCTGGTGGGCCTGGTCACCGACACCGAACTGCGCACGGCCTGGTTCCCCTCGTTGCTGGACAAGCTAAACGTCAACGACGTCATGGTCAAACATCCCGTGACCATCGGGGCCGACGAGACGGTCTATCAGGCCGCCCGGCTGATCCACCACAACCGCATCACCGGTCTGCCCGTGCTCGACGGCGGCAAGCTGGTGGGCATGATCACCCAGGCCGACATCCTGCAACTGCTCATCGAGACCCTGGGCCTGCTCGACGAAACCAGCCGCCTGGACGTGGTGCTCAGCGCCGACGAGGGCGCGCTGGAGCGGGCCCACGCGGTCATCGCCGCCAACGGCGGCCAGGTCATCAGCGTGGCCCAGCTTTCGGCGGCCCCCGCGCGGCGGGTCTATTCCTTCCGCCTGCGCCAGACCGACGTGGAGCCCATCAGGCAAGCTCTGCAAAAGGCCGGTCACCAGGTTATCAGTTGA
- a CDS encoding CTP synthase → MSPKFIFVTGGVLSSLGKGLSAASIGALLEARGLSVVLQKLDPYVNVDPGTMNPFQHGEVFVTDDGAETDLDLGHYERFTNARLGKKCNHTTGSIYYDVITKERRGDYLGGTVQIIPHITDEIKRCIHEVAQGVDLAIIEIGGTVGDIESLPFLEAIRQFRTDAGRENCLYIHLTLVPYIKTAGELKTKPTQHSVSELRRVGIQPDILLCRSEKPLNKGLKDKIALFCNVEPESVITAIDAETIYELPLNFHEQNLDEQICRKLNIWTRTPHLQNWEELVYKLKHPSHEVTIAMVGKYVDLRESYKSLNEALCHGGVANSAKVNILFIDSERVEREGVEIIGDVDGVLVPGGFGARGVEGKLKAVEMARVNKIPYFGICYGMHMAVIEFARNMLKWEEAHTAEIDPNSPYPVIYLMREWFDFRSQRIERRDESTDLGGSMRLGAYPCRLVEGTLAHKAYRVEEISERHRHRYEFNNQFRDKLVEAGLVISGLSPDGQLVEIVELADHPWFLGCQFHPEFKSRPMTPHPLFRDYIRAAVRYKNDKQG, encoded by the coding sequence ATGTCACCCAAGTTCATCTTTGTCACCGGCGGCGTGCTCTCGTCGCTGGGCAAGGGCCTCTCGGCCGCCAGCATCGGCGCGCTCCTGGAGGCTCGCGGCCTGTCGGTGGTCTTGCAAAAGCTCGACCCCTACGTCAACGTCGACCCCGGCACCATGAACCCCTTTCAGCACGGCGAAGTTTTCGTCACCGACGACGGCGCCGAAACCGACCTGGACCTGGGCCACTACGAGCGCTTCACCAACGCCAGGCTCGGCAAAAAGTGCAACCACACCACCGGCAGCATCTACTACGACGTCATCACCAAGGAGCGCCGCGGCGATTACCTGGGCGGCACGGTGCAGATCATCCCCCACATCACCGACGAGATCAAACGCTGCATCCACGAGGTGGCCCAGGGCGTGGACCTGGCCATCATCGAGATCGGCGGCACGGTCGGCGACATCGAATCGCTGCCTTTTCTGGAGGCCATCCGCCAGTTCCGCACCGACGCCGGCCGCGAAAATTGCCTCTACATCCATTTGACCCTGGTGCCCTACATCAAAACCGCCGGTGAGCTGAAAACCAAGCCCACCCAGCACTCGGTCTCCGAACTGCGCCGCGTGGGCATCCAGCCCGACATCCTGCTCTGCCGCTCGGAAAAACCCCTGAACAAGGGTCTGAAAGACAAAATCGCCCTGTTCTGCAACGTCGAGCCCGAGTCGGTCATCACCGCCATCGACGCCGAGACCATCTACGAACTGCCCCTGAACTTCCACGAGCAGAACCTGGACGAGCAGATCTGTCGCAAGCTCAACATCTGGACCCGCACGCCCCATCTGCAAAACTGGGAGGAGCTGGTCTACAAGCTCAAGCACCCCAGCCACGAGGTGACCATCGCCATGGTCGGCAAATATGTCGACCTGCGCGAATCGTACAAGAGCCTCAACGAGGCTCTCTGCCACGGCGGGGTGGCCAACAGCGCCAAGGTCAACATTCTCTTCATCGACAGCGAGCGCGTCGAGCGCGAGGGCGTGGAGATCATCGGCGACGTGGACGGCGTGCTGGTGCCCGGCGGCTTTGGCGCCCGTGGCGTGGAGGGCAAACTCAAGGCCGTGGAGATGGCCCGGGTCAACAAGATTCCCTACTTTGGCATCTGCTACGGCATGCACATGGCCGTCATCGAGTTCGCCCGCAACATGCTCAAGTGGGAGGAAGCCCACACCGCCGAGATCGACCCCAACAGCCCCTACCCCGTGATCTACCTCATGCGCGAGTGGTTTGATTTCCGCAGTCAGCGCATCGAGCGCCGTGACGAGAGCACCGACCTGGGCGGCAGCATGCGCCTGGGGGCCTATCCCTGCCGCCTGGTGGAGGGCACCCTGGCCCACAAGGCCTACCGCGTCGAGGAAATCTCCGAGCGCCACCGCCATCGCTACGAGTTCAACAACCAGTTCCGTGATAAGCTTGTCGAGGCGGGCCTGGTGATCAGCGGCCTGAGCCCCGACGGCCAGTTGGTCGAGATCGTCGAGCTGGCCGATCACCCCTGGTTCCTGGGCTGCCAGTTCCACCCCGAGTTCAAATCGCGGCCCATGACCCCCCACCCCCTGTTCCGCGACTATATCCGGGCCGCCGTGCGCTACAAAAACGACAAGCAAGGTTAA
- a CDS encoding 5-formyltetrahydrofolate cyclo-ligase produces MNKDDLRQELGARWGALWPQTAVNDRAPLFPGAGKAAQRLRSLQEYRLARTIAVTPEPVLLQARINALQDGKSLLAATPGLKQGLVRLGPEMVPFGKRAKDLRGGALFGAGRPLRLPQDKPGRVDMLVCAAMAVDGRGRMLGDGRGLLDLFHAILRALGSLGDRAKVVVLVDTAQVVAELPQDPWDARADVIVTPDEVIRLEHGEARPNPGLDDLPPKLAALPLARAARGVIS; encoded by the coding sequence ATGAACAAAGACGATCTGCGCCAGGAATTGGGTGCGCGCTGGGGCGCGTTGTGGCCGCAAACGGCCGTGAACGACCGCGCGCCGCTGTTCCCCGGCGCGGGCAAGGCCGCCCAACGCCTGCGTTCATTGCAGGAATATCGCCTGGCTCGCACCATCGCCGTCACGCCGGAGCCGGTGCTGCTGCAGGCGCGCATCAACGCCCTGCAAGACGGCAAATCGCTGCTGGCGGCCACGCCGGGGCTCAAGCAGGGCCTGGTGCGCCTGGGGCCCGAGATGGTCCCCTTTGGCAAGCGGGCCAAGGATCTGCGCGGCGGGGCCTTGTTCGGGGCTGGCCGGCCCCTGCGCCTGCCCCAGGACAAACCCGGCCGGGTGGACATGCTGGTCTGCGCGGCCATGGCCGTGGACGGACGCGGCCGCATGCTGGGTGACGGCCGCGGCTTGCTCGATCTGTTTCACGCCATTTTGCGGGCCCTGGGCAGCCTGGGTGATCGGGCCAAGGTGGTGGTGTTGGTCGACACGGCCCAAGTCGTGGCCGAACTGCCCCAAGACCCCTGGGACGCCCGCGCCGACGTGATCGTCACGCCCGATGAAGTTATCCGGCTGGAGCACGGCGAGGCCCGGCCAAACCCCGGCTTGGACGATCTGCCGCCCAAGCTGGCCGCCTTGCCGCTGGCGCGGGCGGCGCGGGGGGTCATTTCTTGA
- the glgA gene encoding glycogen synthase GlgA — protein MKVLFVSSEIAPLAKSGGLADVAGSLPPALAARGAQVVMAMPLYGVVDRQAHNLEHAGLSYEVWACGGWGRRIDVWRARLGGCDCYLLEHNDLFDRPDLYGPPGGAYGDNLLRFVVFNKAVIELCRALNFAPDIVHANDWQTALLPAYIKSRPFDLGPIWSAATVLTVHNMAYQGVYGREMFGQTELPADMDSVGGAEYWGNISLLKAGLVCADAITTVSPSYAWEIQTPEGGHGMDGVLHARRDVLRGILNGADYDQWSPEKDRYLPANYSAQDLTGKRICRDKLLEAFGLEPAGERTAVIGFLGRLTHQKGVDFIAEMAWRLMDQDVRLCLFGTGDQHLEGMLWRLGQEHAGRIGVRLAFQEDLAHLLTAGCDILLMPSRYEPCGLSQLYAMRYGTAPLVRATGGLKDTVEPFEPDGHGSGVGFVFHDADAHSLWSAVRHALWVFGQPDQWRILQQNAMARDFSWNQSARQYLELYEQTMARRGR, from the coding sequence ATGAAAGTCCTGTTCGTTTCCTCGGAGATAGCGCCCCTGGCCAAAAGCGGCGGCCTGGCCGACGTGGCCGGTAGCCTGCCGCCGGCCCTGGCCGCTCGCGGGGCTCAAGTGGTCATGGCCATGCCTCTCTATGGCGTGGTCGACCGCCAGGCCCACAACCTGGAGCATGCCGGCCTGAGCTACGAGGTCTGGGCCTGTGGCGGTTGGGGCCGACGCATCGATGTCTGGCGCGCGCGCCTGGGCGGCTGCGATTGCTATCTTCTGGAACACAACGACCTTTTCGACCGACCCGACCTCTACGGCCCGCCCGGTGGGGCCTATGGTGACAATCTGCTGCGCTTCGTGGTCTTCAACAAGGCCGTCATCGAGCTTTGCCGCGCCCTGAATTTCGCGCCCGACATCGTCCACGCCAACGATTGGCAGACCGCCCTGCTGCCGGCCTACATCAAGTCGCGGCCCTTTGACCTGGGGCCAATCTGGAGCGCGGCCACGGTGCTGACCGTGCACAACATGGCCTATCAGGGCGTCTATGGTCGCGAAATGTTTGGCCAAACAGAGTTGCCAGCCGACATGGACTCGGTGGGCGGGGCCGAATATTGGGGCAACATCAGCCTGCTCAAGGCCGGCCTGGTCTGCGCCGACGCCATCACCACCGTCAGCCCGTCCTACGCCTGGGAGATCCAGACCCCCGAGGGCGGCCACGGCATGGACGGCGTGCTTCACGCCAGGCGCGACGTGCTGCGCGGCATCCTCAACGGGGCCGATTACGATCAGTGGTCGCCCGAAAAAGACCGCTACCTGCCCGCCAACTACAGCGCCCAAGACCTGACCGGCAAACGGATCTGCCGCGACAAGCTCCTGGAGGCCTTCGGCCTGGAGCCGGCCGGCGAGCGCACGGCGGTGATCGGCTTCCTGGGCCGGTTGACCCACCAAAAAGGCGTGGATTTCATCGCCGAGATGGCCTGGCGGCTGATGGATCAAGACGTGCGGTTGTGCCTTTTCGGCACGGGCGATCAACACCTGGAGGGCATGCTCTGGCGCCTGGGTCAGGAGCATGCCGGGCGCATCGGCGTGCGCCTGGCCTTCCAGGAAGACCTGGCCCACCTGCTCACCGCCGGCTGCGATATTTTGCTAATGCCCAGCCGCTACGAGCCCTGCGGCCTGAGCCAGCTCTACGCCATGCGTTACGGCACGGCCCCGCTGGTGCGGGCCACCGGCGGGCTCAAGGACACCGTCGAGCCCTTCGAGCCCGATGGCCACGGTAGCGGCGTGGGCTTTGTCTTCCACGACGCCGACGCCCACAGCCTCTGGAGCGCCGTCCGCCACGCCCTGTGGGTCTTTGGCCAGCCCGACCAGTGGCGCATCCTGCAACAAAACGCCATGGCCCGCGATTTTTCCTGGAATCAGAGCGCCCGGCAATATCTGGAACTGTACGAGCAAACAATGGCGAGGCGCGGCCGCTGA
- a CDS encoding ATP-dependent sacrificial sulfur transferase LarE, producing MNHGFDPGGLAPPLAAAWARLTARLAAFPSLLVAFSGGVDSALLLAAAARALPAERLAAGLCVGAFTPWWEAQRARDLAQSLGARLVELDADELSQPSIAVNDSQRCYYCKKLRLMLLTRQARQMGLAELAEGSQLDDAGDFRPGVKAVRELGVHSPLAEAGLDKAMVRALSRALGLPTADVPAAACLASRLPWGRPLDAAVLARIQAAEAGVRAVLGEALIRVRDHFPLARLELDPALLATAASEPARGRIVAAVEASGYASVCLDLKGYRQGGAQSSRGDASIDVVTKET from the coding sequence ATGAACCACGGCTTTGATCCCGGCGGGCTCGCTCCGCCCCTGGCCGCGGCCTGGGCGCGGCTGACGGCGCGTTTGGCCGCCTTTCCGTCGCTGCTGGTCGCTTTTTCGGGCGGGGTGGATTCGGCGCTCTTGCTGGCGGCGGCGGCGCGGGCGCTGCCGGCCGAGCGTTTGGCCGCCGGCCTGTGCGTGGGCGCGTTCACGCCGTGGTGGGAGGCCCAGCGCGCGCGTGATCTGGCCCAAAGCCTTGGCGCGCGGCTGGTGGAGCTGGACGCCGATGAGCTGAGCCAGCCCTCGATCGCCGTCAACGACAGCCAGCGCTGTTATTATTGTAAGAAGCTGAGGTTGATGCTATTAACTCGACAGGCCCGCCAGATGGGACTGGCCGAGCTGGCCGAGGGCTCTCAGTTGGACGACGCCGGCGATTTTCGCCCCGGCGTCAAGGCCGTGCGCGAGCTTGGCGTGCACAGCCCCCTGGCCGAGGCCGGCCTGGATAAAGCCATGGTCCGCGCCCTCAGCCGGGCCCTGGGCCTGCCCACGGCCGATGTGCCGGCGGCGGCCTGCCTGGCCAGCCGCCTGCCCTGGGGCCGCCCGCTGGACGCGGCGGTTTTGGCGCGCATCCAGGCGGCCGAGGCGGGCGTGCGCGCGGTGTTGGGCGAGGCCCTGATCCGTGTGCGCGACCACTTTCCCCTGGCCAGGCTGGAGCTCGATCCGGCCCTGCTGGCCACGGCCGCCAGCGAGCCCGCCCGCGGGCGCATCGTCGCCGCCGTCGAGGCCAGCGGCTATGCGAGCGTGTGCCTGGACTTGAAAGGCTATCGCCAAGGCGGGGCCCAATCCAGCCGAGGCGATGCGAGCATTGATGTCGTCACCAAGGAGACATGA
- the rsgA gene encoding ribosome small subunit-dependent GTPase A translates to MKIESYPDTSSSIEHLTRMGWNAHFQARAESLAGDGASPARVVGVSKNSFRLGDGQSEWLASLAGRLKHEADGARPVTGDWVMARDSLISGVLERQNVLSRGASGARGSQNARPRHEQVIAANLDAVFIVCGLDRDYNPRRLERYLTLVYNCGLNPVIVLTKADLHDDPTLFVGEVEELALGVPIHLVSAADDDGLVALAPYLSPGRTVTMVGSSGAGKSTLVNRLFGRAVQLTGAISNHVGKGKHTTTSRDLIVMPQGGMLIDNPGIREIAFWEVDSGVESVFPEIEKLALGCRFADCSHINEPGCRVLEAVASGELAEGRLENYRKMKREMEYLAQRQHKSAERVEKERWKDVALQVKALKKRR, encoded by the coding sequence ATGAAAATCGAGAGTTATCCAGACACAAGCAGTAGCATCGAACACTTGACGCGCATGGGCTGGAACGCCCATTTCCAGGCGCGGGCGGAATCGTTGGCCGGTGATGGGGCCAGCCCGGCCAGGGTTGTCGGGGTGAGCAAAAACAGCTTTCGCCTCGGCGACGGCCAAAGCGAATGGCTGGCCAGCCTGGCCGGCCGGCTCAAGCACGAGGCCGACGGCGCGCGGCCGGTCACGGGCGATTGGGTCATGGCGAGGGACTCGTTGATCAGCGGGGTGCTGGAGCGGCAAAACGTCCTGTCCAGGGGCGCTTCGGGCGCGCGCGGCAGCCAAAACGCGCGGCCGCGCCATGAACAGGTGATCGCGGCCAATCTGGACGCCGTGTTCATCGTCTGCGGCCTTGACCGCGACTACAACCCGCGCCGCCTGGAGCGTTACCTGACCCTGGTCTACAACTGCGGCCTTAATCCCGTCATCGTCCTGACCAAGGCCGACCTGCACGACGATCCAACGCTTTTTGTCGGCGAGGTGGAGGAGTTGGCGCTGGGCGTGCCCATCCATCTGGTTTCGGCGGCCGATGACGACGGCCTGGTCGCTCTGGCGCCGTATCTGTCGCCTGGCCGAACCGTCACGATGGTGGGCTCTTCCGGCGCGGGCAAGTCAACCCTGGTCAACCGGCTTTTCGGGCGAGCAGTGCAGCTTACCGGCGCCATCAGCAACCATGTGGGCAAGGGCAAACACACCACCACCTCTCGCGACCTAATCGTCATGCCCCAGGGAGGGATGCTCATCGACAACCCCGGCATACGAGAAATAGCCTTCTGGGAGGTCGATAGCGGTGTCGAGTCCGTCTTTCCCGAGATCGAAAAGCTTGCTCTGGGATGCCGCTTTGCAGATTGTAGCCATATCAACGAGCCCGGTTGTCGGGTGCTGGAGGCGGTAGCCAGCGGCGAACTGGCCGAGGGCCGGCTGGAAAACTATCGCAAAATGAAGCGCGAAATGGAATACCTGGCCCAGCGCCAGCACAAAAGCGCCGAGCGCGTGGAAAAAGAGCGCTGGAAAGATGTCGCCTTGCAAGTCAAAGCCCTGAAAAAGAGGCGATGA
- a CDS encoding KdsC family phosphatase: protein MSGGDVQERAARIKLLVLDVDGVLTDGRVVYDASGGEIKFFDVRDGHGLKLWQRAGHGLIWLSGRGCQANRVRAQELGVDQLIEQSKVKLPVFLDVIAQRGLEPSQVAYMGDDLIDLPPMRVAGLAMAPADADPEAVRAAHWVADKPGGRGAVRQAVELILKAQGKWAEVTARYY, encoded by the coding sequence GTGAGCGGCGGCGACGTGCAAGAGCGGGCGGCCCGGATCAAATTGTTGGTGCTGGATGTCGACGGCGTGCTCACCGACGGCCGGGTGGTCTACGATGCGTCCGGCGGCGAGATCAAGTTCTTCGACGTGCGCGACGGCCACGGCCTCAAGCTGTGGCAAAGGGCCGGCCATGGCCTGATCTGGCTTTCGGGCCGCGGCTGCCAGGCCAACCGCGTGCGCGCCCAGGAGCTGGGCGTGGATCAGCTCATCGAGCAATCCAAGGTCAAACTGCCGGTTTTTCTGGATGTTATTGCCCAGCGCGGCCTGGAGCCCAGCCAGGTGGCCTACATGGGCGATGATCTCATCGATCTGCCGCCCATGCGCGTGGCCGGCCTGGCCATGGCCCCGGCCGACGCCGACCCGGAGGCCGTCCGCGCGGCCCACTGGGTCGCCGACAAGCCCGGCGGCCGGGGGGCGGTGCGCCAGGCGGTGGAGCTGATCCTCAAGGCCCAGGGCAAGTGGGCCGAAGTGACCGCCCGCTATTACTAG